The sequence CAGGCACGGTCGCCATGGGCCGCCACCGGGTCAGTGCCCACCCTGACGCCCACCTCTCTCCCCGCACAGGCGTCGTGCCCTTcgtggccctgctcctgctgcagcggCGGCCGGTTGCCGGCCGGGCCCTGCTGGTGACTGGCCCCGGCTGCCCCGGTCACAGCTTGTGCCGCTCCAACGTCCAGGAGCAGACCCGCAGGCAGGTCGCGCTGCTCAACGCCACCGCCCAGGACCTCTTCAGCCTCTACGTAAGTGTCACTCGGGGATGGCCGGTCCCCGCGAGGAACCCCCGGGGCTGTTCGCATGGCCACgaagggggagggatggggacaccatgggcacGGCGccgcggggggacaggggacacgggggtgacGCTCGCTTCTCCTCCCAGCTGAAGTGCCAGGGAGAGCCGTTCAGCAGCGATACCGACAGGCTCTGCAACCCCAGCGGCATCTTCTTCCCCGCTTTCCGCGTCAACCGGACGAGCGAGAGGAAGGAGGTCATGGTGGCCATGTACAAACTCTTCGCCTTCCTCAACGCCTCGTTGGGGAACATCACGCGCGACCAGGAGGAGCTCAaccccacggccaaggagctccTCGACCGGCTCCACAACACCACCAAGACCACCCGGGGCCTCATCTCCAACCTCACCTGCCTCCTCTGCAAGAACTACAACATCTTCCAGGTGGACGTCAGCTACGGGGAGAGCTCCAAGGGCAAAAGCACCTTCAAGAAgaagcagcagggctgccaggTGCTCAGGAAGTACGTGCAGGTCATCGCCCAGGCGGCCCGCGTCCTCCTACCTCATCTCAGCCCCCCGTGAGCGCCCGCCCCGGctcctccgcgcccccccccacccccaccctggcCAACCACCAGTGAGGGCGGCCGAGCCAGCCCTGCCGTCCCTCCGCTGCTGCCTCCTGACCTCCTGCCTTCCTATTTATTGCCCTGGACCCTGCGCTGGCCCCGTCAGCCCTCTGGTAATTTATTTCCCCCTCGTGGGGGGGTGAAC comes from Larus michahellis chromosome 13, bLarMic1.1, whole genome shotgun sequence and encodes:
- the LIF gene encoding leukemia inhibitory factor encodes the protein MLRTVSCPGTVAMGRHRVSAHPDAHLSPRTGVVPFVALLLLQRRPVAGRALLVTGPGCPGHSLCRSNVQEQTRRQVALLNATAQDLFSLYLKCQGEPFSSDTDRLCNPSGIFFPAFRVNRTSERKEVMVAMYKLFAFLNASLGNITRDQEELNPTAKELLDRLHNTTKTTRGLISNLTCLLCKNYNIFQVDVSYGESSKGKSTFKKKQQGCQVLRKYVQVIAQAARVLLPHLSPP